In Molothrus aeneus isolate 106 chromosome 4, BPBGC_Maene_1.0, whole genome shotgun sequence, the following are encoded in one genomic region:
- the LOC136555851 gene encoding interleukin-8-like, with product MNGKLVAVLALFLISAAVSQGRTLARMGTELRCQCIATHSGFIPPKSIQDVKLTQSGPHCKNVEVIATLKNGKEVCLEPTAPWVQLIVKAIMARAQKNSDSPL from the exons ATGAACGGCAAACTCGTAGCTGTCCTGGCTCTTTTCCTGATCTCAGCAGCTGTGTCTCAAG GCAGGACCCTGGCAAGGATGGGAACCGAGCTGCGGTGCCAGTGCATAGCCACTCATTCTGGGTTCATTCCCCCGAAATCCATTCAGGATGTGAAGCTGACACAGAGCGGCCCCCACTGCAAGAACGTTGAAGTCAT AGCTACTCTGAAGAATGGCAAAGAGGTGTGCTTGGAGCCCACTGCTCCCTGGGTACAGCTGATTGTAAAGGCAATTATGGCCAG GGCTCAAAAAAATTCTGACTCTCCACTCTAA